From a single Nicotiana tomentosiformis chromosome 2, ASM39032v3, whole genome shotgun sequence genomic region:
- the LOC104113671 gene encoding choline-phosphate cytidylyltransferase 1-like has protein sequence MENGSEDPQLQQQQQQQPQPQPRRLKPIPPNPPPTDRPARIYADGIYDLFHFGHARALEQAKKLLPNTYLLVGCCNDEITHMYKGKTVMNDKERYESLRHCKWVDEVIPDAPWVVTPEFIEKHQIDYVAHDALPYADASGAGNDVYEYVKSIGKFLETKRTDGISTSDLIMRIVKDYNEYVMRNLDRGYSRKDLGLSYVKEKRLRVNRGLKKLHERVKKQQEKVEEKIQTVAKHRNIWVENADRLVAGFLEMFEEGCHKMGTVIRDRIQEQMRTKSIKGLLYDREDDDDDYDYYYGSTDDDEEYYDGEDED, from the exons ATGGAGAATGGAAGCGAAGATCCACAATtacaacaacagcagcaacaacagccGCAGCCGCAGCCGCGACGGTTGAAACCAATCCCACCGAATCCACCGCCAACAGATCGACCGGCTCGTATTTACGCCGACGGTATCTACGATCTCTTCCACTTCGGCCATGCTCGCGCTCTTGAACAAGCCAAAAAACT GTTGCCCAACACTTATCTTCTTGTTGGATGCTGCAATGATGAAATCACCCACATGTACAAGGGAAAAACTGTTATGAATGATAAGGAGCGCTATGAATCTCTGCGCCACTGCAA ATGGGTTGATGAAGTTATTCCAGATGCGCCTTGGGTTGTTACCCCGGAGTTCATTGAGAAACATCAGATTGACTATGTGGCACATGATGCTCTTCC TTATGCAGATGCAAGTGGAGCTGGAAATGATGTTTACGAGTAT GTTAAGTCCATTGGTAAGTTTTTGGAGACCAAGCGGACTGATGGAATATCTACTTCAGATTTAATAATGAGGATTGTAAAAGATTACAATGAATATGTGATGCGCAATTTGGACCGAGGATATTCAAGGAAGGATCTTGGTCTAAGCTACGTGAAG GAAAAAAGGCTGAGAGTGAACAGGGGGTTGAAAAAGTTGCATGAGAGAGTAAAGAAACAACAAGAAAAAGTGGAAGAGAAG ATACAAACAGTAGCAAAGCATCGGAATATTTGGGTGGAAAATGCTGATAGATTGGTTGCTGGTTTCCTTGAGATGTTTGAAGAGGGTTGCCACAAGATG GGCACTGTCATAAGAGACCGAATTCAAGAACAGATGAGGACCAAGAGTATAAAAGGGCTTCTATATGACAGAGAAGACGACGATGATGATTATGACTACTATTATGGGAGCACTGACGATGATGAAGAATACTACGATGGTGAAGATGAAGACTAG
- the LOC104113672 gene encoding RING-H2 finger protein ATL73-like: MAKPLPLTQSPTILEPKTPFLDQHHNNENTLNFNLAVIIAALICALLCALGLNSMLQCVFQCTHRTISESVEWVASKRVNTGLKKKDMVALPTSTYNNNANSSASSSSVSSCAICLLDFMDGERIRVLPQCSHSFHVACIDKWLLSHSSCPTCRLHLKSGNNCLPFL; this comes from the coding sequence ATGGCTAAACCCCTCCCTCTAACACAAAGCCCAACCATTCTTGAACCTAAAACCCCTTTTCTTGATCAACACCATAACAATGAAAATACACTAAACTTCAACTTAGCAGTGATCATTGCAGCTCTAATATGTGCTTTGCTTTGTGCTCTTGGCCTAAACTCTATGTTACAATGTGTATTTCAATGCACTCATAGGACAATCTCTGAGTCAGTGGAATGGGTAGCTTCAAAGAGAGTGAACACAGGGCTTAAGAAGAAAGATATGGTTGCTTTGCCAACATCTACTTATAATAATAATGCAAATTCTagtgcttcttcttcttcagttTCAAGCTGTGCTATTTGCTTGCTGGATTTCATGGATGGCGAGAGAATTAGGGTTCTTCCTCAATGTAGCCATTCTTTTCATGTTGCTTGTATTGATAAATGGCTGCTCTCACATTCTTCTTGCCCTACTTGTAGGCTTCATCTCAAGTCCGGTAATAATTGTTTGCCATTTTTGTAG
- the LOC104113673 gene encoding polygalacturonase QRT3, translating into MQPFSCLAFLFFLLNLVVKEANGSLRQLKLYEFEKGLEEKFPSYYSSFISTSPSLSPEASVPNYSNAKKSEGRVIYPIGYGADPTGTQDSSEAIKKAISDALKLQNGLGLLPGISDLGGAIIDFQGGNYRINNPIVFPPGIGNIVVKGGTIRASDTFPGDRHLIELWSQDSPKLEKDYISHHSDIFDRRDQNFAIRYEGITFRDILFDSSYRGGGLYVIDSARIRITSCFFVHFSTEGVLVQRGHETFISDTFLGQHPTIGGDRGERDFSGIAIDLASNDNAITDVTIFSSAIGIVLRGEANIVTGVHCYNKATYFGGVGILVKASQNRIDNCYLDYNSIVIEDPFLVHISNGYFLGDGNVVLKAINGRIFGLNVINNMFTGNPSKMTPILNLDGEFTDIDQVVIDQNNVNGMSLKSTAGKLTVAGNGTSWVADFSSLLVFPNKINHVQYSFYSRGGVAGFSAHAITKVSSNVVVIESEKPVDGVVSIFVDQHNIVGERNFLM; encoded by the exons ATGCAGCCATTTTCTTGTTTAGCATTCTTGTTTTTTCTCCTTAATTTGGTTGTAAAAGAGGCAAATGGGTCTCTTAGACAGTTGAAACTTTACGAATTTGAAAAAGGACTTGAAGAGAAATTCCCTTCTTATTATTCCTCATTCATCTCTACATCACCTTCACTATCTCCAGAAGCTTCTGTCCCCAATTACTCAAATGCCAAAAAA AGTGAAGGAAGGGTAATATATCCAATAGGGTATGGTGCTGATCCAACAGGGACACAAGATAGCAGTGAAGCGATAAAAAAGGCTATTAGTGATGCTTTGAAATTGCAAAATGGACTTGGATTGCTACCTGGTATTAGTGATTTGGGTGGTGCCATTATTGATTTCCAAGGTGGTAATTACAGAATCAACAATCCTATAGTATTTCCTCCTGGCATTGGCAATATTGTG GTAAAAGGAGGAACAATAAGAGCATCGGATACATTTCCAGGTGATAGGCATCTAATTGAGCTATGGTCACAAGATTCTCCTAAGCTTGAAAAAGACTACATTTCCCACCATAGTGACATTTTCGATAGGCGGGACCAAAACTTCGCGATTCGCTACGAGGGCATTACGTTCAGGGACATCCTCTTCGACTCGAGCTATCGAGGAGGAGGTCTATATGTCATTGACTCAGCTAGAATACGTATAACGAGTTGCTTTTTTGTTCACTTTAGTACGGAAGGAGTTCTCGTTCAAAGAGGCCACGAGACCTTTATATCGGACACTTTCCTAGGGCAACATCCTACAATTGGAGGTGATAGAGGTGAGAGGGATTTCTCAGGCATAGCTATTGATCTTGCTAGCAATGACAACGCCATTACTGATGTTACCATCTTTTCATCAGCAATTGGGATTGTACTTAGGGGTGAGGCTAATATTGTTACAGGGGTGCATTGTTACAACAAGGCAACATATTTTGGTGGGGTTGGAATTTTAGTTAAAGCATCCCAAAATAGGATAGATAATTGTTACCTTGACTATAACTCTATAGTCATTGAGGACCCTTTCTTAGTTCACATCTCAAATGGGtattttcttggagatggtaacgTTGTCTTAAAAGCGATTAACGGTCGAATTTTCGGACTAAATGTCATTAACAACATGTTTACTGGAAACCCTTCAAAAATGACGCCAATATTGAATTTGGATGGAGAGTTCACTGATATTGATCAAGTTGTGATTGACCAAAATAATGTGAATGGTATGAGCTTGAAGTCAACTGCTGGAAAATTGACTGTTGCTGGAAATGGGACAAGTTGGGTAGCTGATTTTTCTTCACTTCTTGTGTTTCCTAATAAGATAAATCATGTACAATACTCATTTTATTCTAGAGGAGGGGTTGCTGGATTTTCTGCACATGCTATAACCAAGGTATCAAGTAATGTGGTTGTTATTGAGAGTGAAAAACCAGTTGACGGAGTTGTGTCAATTTTTGTCGACCAACATAATATTGTGGGTGAAAGGAACTTTctcatgtaa